From a region of the Malania oleifera isolate guangnan ecotype guangnan chromosome 12, ASM2987363v1, whole genome shotgun sequence genome:
- the LOC131144912 gene encoding NAC domain-containing protein 2: MEGKRSSELPPGFRFHPTDEELIMYYLRNQATSRPCPVSIIPEVDIYKFDPWELPEKAEFGENEWYFFTPRDRKYPNGARPNRATVSGYWKATGTDKAIHSGSKYVGVKKALVFYKGRPPKGVKTDWIMHEYRLSDSRARPNKQNGSMRLDDWVLCRIYKKKHTGKTMEHKEEDSNAQMAMVNAHDISEQQVLKFPRTCSLAHLLEMENLAPISQFLTDNSYNISTYDYQNMMGNGEIEHREVEKLQFCEIPNQYTDATKFQVNQTSFLNQAIFVNPVYQFQ; encoded by the exons ATGGAAGGGAAAAGGAGCTCTGAACTCCCCCCCGGATTTAGATTCCACCCCACTGATGAGGAATTGATCATGTACTATCTCCGCAACCAAGCAACGTCCAGGCCGTGCCCTGTTTCCATTATCCCTGAAGTGGATATCTACAAGTTTGATCCATGGGAATTGCCTG AGAAGGCAGAGTTTGGAGAAAATGAATGGTACTTCTTCACTCCCCGTGATCGGAAGTACCCGAACGGGGCGCGACCCAATCGGGCTACCGTTTCGGGATACTGGAAGGCTACGGGGACTGATAAGGCTATCCATAGCGGGTCTAAGTATGTTGGGGTTAAGAAAGCTCTTGTTTTTTACAAGGGGAGGCCGCCGAAGGGGGTTAAGACCGATTGGATCATGCACGAGTATCGACTAAGTGACTCGAGGGCTCGACCCAACAAGCAAAATGGGTCTATGAGG CTGGATGACTGGGTCCTTTGTAGGATCTACAAGAAGAAGCACACAGGGAAAACCATGGAGCACAAGGAGGAAGATTCAAATGCCCAAATGGCTATGGTGAATGCCCATGACATCAGTGAGCAGCAAGTGTTGAAATTTCCAAGGACTTGTTCACTTGCTCATCTGTTGGAAATGGAGAACTTGGCACCCATTTCTCAGTTCTTAACTGATAACTCGTATAATATCTCAACCTATGATTACCAAAACATGATGGGCAATGGTGAGATTGAGCACAGAGAGGTTGAGAAACTGCAGTTTTGTGAAATCCCAAACCAATACACAGATGCAACAAAGTTCCAAGTGAATCAGACTAGTTTCCTAAACCAGGCAATATTTGTGAACCCAGTGTACCAATTTCAGTGA
- the LOC131144911 gene encoding cytochrome P450 704B1-like, translating to MRMLLVVCMVLSWMFVHRWSQRNSKSPRTWPLVGAAIEQLLNYDRMHDWLVEYLSKSKTVIVPMPFTTYTYIADPANVEHVLKTNFANYPKGAVYHSYMEVLLGDGIFNVDGELWRKQRKTASFEFASKNLRDFSTVVFREYGLKLSAIISQASFNNQEVDMQELLMRMTLDSICKVGFGVEIGTLSPNLPENRFARAFDTANIIVTLRFIDPLWKIKNILNIGSEALLDQSIKIIDDFTYSVIQTRKVEIEEARENHKHDKIKHDILSRFIELGENTGSNSTDKSLRDVVLNFVIAGRDTTATTLSWAIYMIMSHAHVADKLYSELKTFEEDREKEENISLLQNDAEEPESFDRRIEQFAGLLTYDSMARLHYLYAVITETLRLYPAVPQDPKGILEDDILPDGTKVKAGGMVTYVPYSMGRMEYNWGPDAALFKPERWLKDGFFQNASPFKFTAFQAGPRICLGKDSAYLQMKMALAILCRFYKFSLVPGHTVKYRMMTILSMAHGLKLTISRRS from the exons ATGAGAATGCTACTCGTGGTTTGCATGGTGCTGTCATGGATGTTTGTCCACAGATGGAGCCAGAGGAACAGTAAAAGCCCAAGAACTTGGCCACTTGTAGGGGCAGCTATTGAACAGCTGCTGAATTATGACAGAATGCACGACTGGCTTGTCGAATACTTGTCCAAGTCAAAAACTGTCATCGTCCCAATGCCATTCACAACTTACACATACATTGCAGATCCTGCTAATGTAGAACATGTCCTCAAAACCAACTTTGCCAATTACCCAAAG GGTGCAGTGTATCACTCATACATGGAGGTGCTGCTTGGAGATGGAATTTTTAATGTAGATGGAGAGCTCTGGAGGAAGCAAAGAAAGACAGCAAGTTTTGAGTTTGCATCCAAGAACTTGAGGGATTTCAGCACTGTGGTTTTCAGAGAATATGGCCTGAAGCTCTCTGCTATTATAAGTCAAGCATCTTTCAACAACCAAGAAGTAGACATGCAG GAACTGCTGATGAGGATGACTTTGGACTCCATATGCAAGGTTGGGTTTGGTGTGGAGATAGGAACTTTGTCCCCAAATCTACCTGAAAATAGATTTGCACGAGCTTTTGACACTGCAAATATCATTGTTACTCTTAGATTCATCGACCctctttggaaaattaaaaacATTCTTAATATTGGCTCTGAAGCTCTACTTGACCAGAGCATTAAAATCATTGATGATTTTACATACTCTGTTATTCAAACAAGGAAGGTTGAGATAGAAGAAGCCCGAGAAAATCATAAACATGATAAG ATAAAACACGATATATTATCGAGATTCATCGAGTTAGGTGAAAACACAGGGAGCAACTCAACTGACAAAAGCCTCAGAGACGTGGTATTGAACTTTGTGATTGCTGGCCGTGACACAACAGCAACAACTCTGTCATGGGCCATATACATGATAATGAGCCACGCTCATGTAGCTGACAAGCTTTACTCAGAGCTCAAAACTTTTGAAGAGGATCGAGAAAAAGAGGAGAACATCTCGCTGCTTCAGAATGATGCAGAGGAACCTGAATCATTTGATCGAAGAATTGAACAATTTGCTGGACTATTGACTTATGATTCAATGGCAAGATTACACTACCTGTATGCAGTGATCACAGAAACACTTCGTTTGTACCCAGCTGTTCCTCAG GATCCTAAGGGTATCCTGGAAGATGACATATTGCCAGATGGAACCAAGGTAAAAGCAGGAGGCATGGTGACTTATGTACCCTACTCGATGGGAAGAATGGAGTACAACTGGGGTCCTGATGCAGCTTTGTTCAAGCCTGAGAGATGGCTCAAAGATGGTTTCTTCCAAAATGCATCTCCATTCAAGTTCACTGCATTCCAG GCAGGGCCAAGGATATGTCTCGGGAAGGACTCAGCATATCTTCAAATGAAGATGGCCTTGGCCATTTTGTGTAGGTTTTACAAGTTCAGTTTGGTGCCAGGGCATACAGTGAAGTACAGGATGATGACAATTCTATCAATGGCACATGGATTAAAGCTTACAATCAGCAGACGCTCTTAA